One Keratinibaculum paraultunense genomic window carries:
- a CDS encoding tRNA lysidine(34) synthetase codes for MKRILSLTRRCIQDFNMIDDGDKIGVGVSGGKDSLVLLKALKLYQNFSPKKFELEAFTVDLGFDNFDVKTIDNYCKSINVPFNLKRTHIKNIVFDIRKEKNPCSLCAKMRRGALHNALKEKGFNKLALGHHADDAIETLFLSMFYEGRLKTLPPKTFLTRKEIYVIRPFLYLDEKDIKGIVNKYKIPIVKNPCPVDKKTKREEIHNILMDIYKKIPGARDNILTALKNKDELSLWF; via the coding sequence GTGAAAAGAATATTAAGTCTTACTAGGCGATGTATTCAAGATTTTAATATGATTGATGATGGCGATAAAATAGGGGTTGGAGTATCTGGAGGTAAGGATAGTTTAGTTTTATTAAAAGCGTTAAAATTATATCAAAACTTCAGTCCAAAAAAATTTGAATTAGAAGCTTTTACAGTAGATTTAGGATTTGATAATTTTGATGTAAAAACTATTGATAATTATTGTAAATCCATAAATGTACCTTTTAATTTAAAAAGGACTCATATAAAGAATATAGTTTTTGATATTCGCAAAGAAAAAAACCCCTGTTCCTTATGTGCTAAAATGAGAAGAGGAGCCCTCCACAATGCTTTAAAAGAGAAAGGTTTCAATAAGTTGGCTTTAGGTCATCATGCTGATGATGCTATAGAAACTCTCTTTTTAAGTATGTTTTATGAGGGAAGATTAAAAACTCTCCCCCCTAAAACTTTTTTAACACGAAAAGAAATATATGTTATAAGACCTTTTTTGTACTTAGATGAAAAAGATATAAAGGGAATTGTAAACAAATATAAAATTCCTATAGTAAAAAACCCTTGCCCTGTAGACAAAAAAACTAAAAGAGAGGAAATTCACAATATACTAATGGACATCTACAAGAAAATACCTGGTGCAAGGGATAATATTTTAACAGCTCTCAAAAACAAAGATGAACTTAGTTTATGGTTTTAA
- a CDS encoding phosphodiester glycosidase family protein, with translation MNKHFKKSIVFLLLLCTIISLATPSITADAAKMPYVIHETVESQYLGSGIKYENIKKFTSKGWWNINVVRVDLTDEYAEVKGLMNDKGLSNTTTVSNMVNQKKAVAGVNGDFFNFSPMPHPMGTFIEDGEVISSPIELAYALPTFYIDKDKKADITFFDRRMSLTNVNTGKNVLINLINKAADMKMVTLLNKHWGYKSFGNRYNKDTVELVVIDDIIKEIRIGQPPIDIPKDGYIITVSGDRKEPLLENFNVGDEVKLDIKTTPNLENIKFAIGGGSIILKDGKITNSNINIKGDHPRTGIGITEDGKELLIATIDGRHTLFKGVSQEIFAQILKDLGAYNAINLDGGGSTTMAVKPIDEQVAKVVNKPSDGAERRVPNGVGVFSNAPKGELSYIKVVTDDDKMFLNTSRRFSIKGYDQYHNPIEVNQAEAQYSFEGIEGEMEGNVLKARSKGKATVTANYNGLTASIDIKVLDEVKSFTPSIDKFNITTNSQRNLGSLSGIDKNGFKAKIYPEDVEWTVTNDIGYVKNGVFYSGEKLGSGAVTGRIGQGVNNILISVGGSGVSVEGFEDANNFKFSSYPEYVSGSVGISPEAKQGNNSAVIKYDFSQGDGTRAAYLDLTPAGNKGLTLNGEPIRLGLWVKGDGQGSWLRGIVKDANNKEYYIDFAKTLDSTDWQYVEANIPNVKYPITLDKIYVVETNPDKKHSGEVLIDGLTAIYPPKYDSSNLPKPTSFSDDRNTKSEKTPEGFSIMVAKSQPDIDKVAGFNASNTIRNRANNHDVNIFMGGASTEFIKSIQSKLVLNTGINYTKRDYRNVLFIDANSSKGSIRLTNPDQWIWLKNDLATTDKDHIVLILNTPIFGQNGFKDPLEAQLLHDILVETGETGKSIWVVHGGNGTNVKVEDGIRYIEYNNKPSNNPNEVKNMKAIEFVVNGKDMTYQVNPMFGK, from the coding sequence ATGAACAAACATTTTAAAAAATCTATTGTATTTTTACTACTCTTATGTACTATTATTTCTTTAGCTACACCATCTATCACTGCAGATGCAGCTAAGATGCCCTATGTAATTCATGAAACAGTAGAATCTCAATATTTAGGATCAGGAATTAAATACGAAAATATAAAAAAGTTTACTTCTAAAGGATGGTGGAATATAAATGTAGTTAGAGTGGATCTTACAGATGAATATGCTGAAGTAAAAGGTCTTATGAATGATAAGGGATTATCTAATACCACTACTGTTTCCAATATGGTAAATCAAAAAAAGGCAGTAGCAGGGGTCAATGGAGATTTCTTCAATTTTAGCCCTATGCCTCATCCAATGGGAACCTTTATAGAAGATGGAGAAGTAATATCATCTCCTATTGAATTAGCTTATGCACTTCCTACTTTTTATATAGACAAGGATAAAAAAGCAGATATTACCTTTTTCGATAGGAGAATGAGTTTAACTAATGTAAATACAGGAAAAAATGTACTTATAAATTTAATCAATAAAGCTGCTGATATGAAAATGGTTACTTTATTAAATAAACACTGGGGATATAAATCTTTTGGTAATAGATATAATAAGGATACTGTAGAACTAGTAGTAATAGATGATATAATTAAAGAAATAAGAATTGGACAACCTCCTATTGATATACCGAAAGATGGATACATAATCACAGTAAGTGGAGATAGGAAAGAACCTTTACTTGAAAATTTCAATGTAGGAGATGAGGTTAAATTAGACATCAAAACTACTCCAAATTTAGAAAATATTAAATTTGCCATTGGAGGAGGCAGTATAATCCTTAAAGATGGAAAAATAACTAATTCAAATATAAATATAAAAGGGGATCATCCTAGGACAGGCATAGGTATTACAGAGGATGGAAAAGAACTTTTAATTGCCACTATAGATGGTAGACATACTTTATTCAAAGGAGTAAGTCAAGAAATATTTGCACAAATTTTAAAAGATTTAGGTGCATATAATGCAATCAATTTAGACGGTGGTGGCTCCACTACAATGGCAGTAAAACCTATAGATGAACAGGTTGCTAAGGTAGTAAATAAACCTTCTGATGGAGCAGAACGTCGAGTACCTAATGGTGTAGGAGTATTCTCCAATGCACCTAAAGGAGAGCTTAGTTATATTAAAGTGGTAACTGATGATGATAAGATGTTTTTAAATACCTCTAGAAGATTTTCTATAAAGGGTTATGATCAGTATCACAATCCAATTGAAGTAAATCAAGCTGAAGCTCAATATAGCTTTGAAGGAATAGAAGGAGAAATGGAAGGAAATGTCCTAAAAGCAAGATCTAAAGGAAAGGCTACAGTTACTGCTAATTACAATGGATTAACTGCTAGTATAGATATAAAAGTGTTAGATGAAGTAAAATCATTTACTCCAAGCATAGATAAATTTAATATAACAACAAATAGCCAAAGAAACTTAGGAAGTTTGTCTGGCATAGATAAAAATGGATTTAAAGCTAAAATATATCCAGAAGATGTAGAATGGACTGTAACCAATGATATTGGCTATGTAAAAAATGGTGTGTTTTATAGTGGAGAAAAATTAGGCTCAGGTGCCGTAACTGGAAGAATTGGTCAAGGAGTAAACAATATATTAATTTCCGTTGGTGGTAGTGGGGTATCAGTAGAAGGTTTCGAGGATGCAAACAACTTTAAATTTAGCTCTTACCCTGAATATGTAAGCGGAAGTGTAGGAATAAGTCCCGAAGCTAAACAAGGAAATAATAGTGCAGTCATAAAATATGACTTCTCTCAAGGTGATGGAACTAGAGCAGCATATCTAGATTTAACACCAGCTGGCAATAAGGGATTAACCCTTAATGGTGAACCTATCAGACTAGGTCTTTGGGTTAAAGGAGATGGACAAGGTAGTTGGCTCAGAGGAATTGTGAAGGATGCAAATAATAAGGAATATTATATAGACTTTGCAAAAACATTGGATTCCACTGATTGGCAATATGTAGAAGCAAATATTCCTAATGTAAAATATCCTATTACGCTAGATAAAATATATGTGGTAGAAACAAATCCAGATAAAAAACATTCTGGTGAAGTATTAATAGATGGTCTTACAGCTATATATCCGCCAAAATATGATAGCAGTAATTTACCAAAGCCTACTAGCTTTAGTGATGATAGAAATACAAAAAGCGAAAAAACTCCAGAAGGATTTTCAATTATGGTGGCTAAATCTCAACCTGATATAGATAAAGTAGCTGGATTTAACGCTAGTAACACTATTAGAAATAGAGCTAATAATCATGATGTAAATATATTCATGGGAGGAGCTAGTACAGAATTTATAAAAAGTATACAATCTAAATTAGTATTAAATACAGGTATAAATTATACAAAAAGAGATTATCGAAATGTATTATTTATAGATGCCAACAGTTCCAAAGGAAGTATAAGGCTTACAAATCCAGATCAATGGATATGGCTTAAAAATGATTTAGCCACCACTGACAAGGATCATATAGTATTAATACTTAACACTCCTATATTTGGACAAAATGGCTTTAAAGATCCATTAGAAGCTCAACTACTTCATGATATACTAGTGGAAACAGGAGAAACTGGAAAAAGTATATGGGTTGTTCATGGTGGCAATGGTACCAATGTTAAAGTGGAAGATGGCATTAGATATATAGAATACAACAACAAGCCTAGTAATAATCCTAATGAAGTAAAAAATATGAAAGCAATAGAATTTGTAGTAAACGGTAAGGATATGACTTATCAAGTAAATCCAATGTTTGGAAAATAA